A stretch of Acropora muricata isolate sample 2 chromosome 7, ASM3666990v1, whole genome shotgun sequence DNA encodes these proteins:
- the LOC136923303 gene encoding tetratricopeptide repeat protein 28-like — MNDKAGKEKALNNRCTDFHSRGELGKTIECHKRDLESAIEIGDRARQGNAYGNLGNAYRLLGNFRRAIEYYEKNLKLAIEIGDRAGQGEAYGNLGCAYDSMGDFHKAIEYHEKYLKIAIEIDDLDGKGRAIGGLGNAYDSLGDFRKAIEYHENALKIAKETDDQEGEGVAYGNLGNAFFSLGDFRKAIECHEKHLKIAIEIGLLGGEGTAYGNIGNAYHTLADFQKAIDYHQRALETAIEMADREGEGLAYGNLGNACNSLGDFLKALDYHEKHLQIAKEIGLRAGEGTAYGNLGYTYRSLGNFRKAIEYHKKDLKIAKQIGDRAGEGTAYGNLGYAYRSLGDFRKAIEYHKEHLKIGIEIGDRAGEGASYGNLGNAYHSLGDYRKAIEFHEKHLKIAKEIGGRAGEGRAYGNLGNAYKSLGHYQKAIEYHEKDLKIAKEIGDRAGEGRAYGNLGNAYKSLGHYQKAIDYHEKDLKIAKELGDRAGEGGAYGNLGNAYQSLGEYRNTIEHHEKCLKIAKEIGDRAGEGGAYGNLGNAYQLLGNYQKAIEYHGKRLKIAKEIGDRAGEGGSYGNLGNAYKSLGDHRKAIEYHKKDLKIAKEIGDRAREGTTYGNLGTAYCSLGDFRKAIEYNEEHLKIAIEIGDRAGEGRAYGTVGNAYQSLGEYRKAMECHEKGLKIAKEIGDRAGEGTANGYLGTAYHLLGDFSKAFEYHEEHLKIGIEIGDRAGEGGAYGNLGNAYDSQGDYRKAIKYHKKHLKIAKEIGGRAAEGGANGNLGNAYKSLGDYRKAIEYHEKDLKIAEEIGDRAGEGRAFGNLGNAYQSLGDYRKAREFHEKDLKIAKEIGDRAGEGTAYGNLGTAYRSLGDFLKAIEYHEKHLKIGIEIGDLAGEGGAYGNLGNAYDSQGDYRKAIQYHKKHLKIAKEIGSRAGEGEAYGNLGNAYQSLADYPKAIEYHGKRLKISKELGDRSGEGGTYGNLGNAYQSLGHYRKAIE, encoded by the coding sequence tcgggccagacAAGGAAacgcttatggaaatctcggcaacgCTTACCGTTTACTGGGTAACTTccgaagagccattgagtattatgaaaagaatttgaaacttgcaatagaaataggtgatcgggctggaCAAGGGGAAGCCTATGGAAACCTTGGTTGCGCTTACgactcaatgggtgacttccacaaagccattgagtatcatgaaaaatatctcaaaattgcaatagaaatcgatgACCTAGACGGAAAAGGACGGGCCATTGGAggcctcggtaatgcttatgacTCACTAggtgatttccgaaaagccattgagtatcatgaaaatgctttaaaaattgcaaaagaaaccgATGATCAAGagggagaaggagtagcctatggaaatctcggtaatgctttcttttcattgggtgactttcgaaaagctattgagtgtcatgaaaaacatttaaaaattgcaattgaaatcGGCCTTCtaggcggagaaggaacggcttatggaaatatcggtaatgcttaccacacACTAGCTGactttcaaaaagccattgattatcacCAAAGAGCCCTTGAAACTGCGATAGAAATGGCTGATCGAGAAGGAGAAGGattggcctatggaaatctcggcaatgcttgcaactcattgggtgacttcctaAAAGCacttgattatcatgaaaaacatttgcaaattgcaaaagaaatcggtctTCGAGCCGGggaaggaacggcctatggaaatctcggatATACGTACCGTTCACTGGgtaacttccgaaaagccattgaatatcataaaaaagatttaaaaattgcaaaacaaatcggtgatcgggccggagaaggaacggcctatggaaatcttggttacGCTTAtcgttcactgggtgacttccgaaaagctattgaataCCATAaagaacatttaaaaattggaatagaaatcggtgatcgggctggagaaggagcatcctatggaaatctcggtaatgcgtaccattcacttggtgactatcgaaaagccattgagtttcatgaaaaacatttaaaaattgcaaaagagatcggaggtcgggccggagaaggaagagcctatggaaatcttggtaatgcttacaagtcactgggtcactatcaaaaagccattgaatatcatgaaaaagatttgaaaattgcaaaagaaatcggtgatcgggccggagaaggacgggcctatggaaatcttggtaatgcttacaagtcactgggtcactatcaaaaagccattgattatcatgaaaaagatttgaaaattgcaaaagaactcggtgatcgggccggagaaggaggagcctatggaaatctcggtaatgcttatcagtCACTTGGTGAATATCGAAACaccattgagcatcatgaaaaatgtttgaaaattgcaaaagaaatcggtgaccgggctggagaaggaggagcctatggaaatctcggtaatgcttaccagttactgggtaactatcaaaaagccattgagtatcatggaaaacgtttgaaaattgcaaaagaaatcggtgatcgggccggagaaggaggatcctatggaaatctcggtaatgcttacaagtcactgggtgaccatcgcaaagccattgagtatcataaaaaagatttgaaaattgcaaaagaaatcggtgatcgggccagagaaggaacGACCTATGGAAACCTCGGAACTGCTTACtgttcactgggtgactttcgaaaagctattgaatataatgaagaacatttgaaaattgcaatagaaattggcgatcgggccggagaaggaagagcctatggaactgtcggtaatgcttaccagtctcTGGGTGAGTATCGAAAAGCCATGGAGTGTCatgaaaaaggtttaaaaattgcaaaagaaatcggtgatcgggccggagaaggaacggccAATGGATACCTCGGAACTGCTTACCATTTACTGGGTgatttttcaaaagcttttgaATATCACGaagaacatttaaaaattggaatagaaatcggtgatcgagctggagaaggaggagcctatggaaatctcggtaatgcttacgattcacagggtgactatcgaaaagccattaagtatcataaaaaacatttgaaaattgcaaaagaaattggaggTCGGGCCGCAGAAGGAGGAGCcaatggaaatcttggtaatgcttacaagtcactgggtgactatcgaaaagccattgagtatcatgaaaaagatttgaaaattgcagaagaaatcggtgatcgggccggagaaggaagagcctttgggaatctcggtaatgcttaccagtctcttggtgactatcgaaaagccagagagtttcatgaaaaagatttgaaaattgcaaaagaaatcggtgatcgggctggagaaggaacggcctatggaaacctcggaACTGCGTACCGTTCACTAGGTGACTTCCTTAAAgctattgaatatcatgaaaaacacttgaaaattggaatagaaatcggtgatctggctggagaaggaggagcctatggaaatctcggtaatgcttacgattcacagggtgactatcgaaaagccattcagtatcataaaaaacatttgaaaattgcaaaagagatcggaagtcgggccggagaaggagaagcctatggaaatctcggtaatgcttaccagtcactcgctgactatccaaaagccattgagtatcatggaaaacgtttgaaaatttcaaaagaactcggtgatcggtccggagaaggaggaacctatggaaatctcggtaatgcttaccagtcactgggtcactatcgaaaagccattgagtag